In the Leptospira sp. WS4.C2 genome, one interval contains:
- the mnmC gene encoding FAD-dependent 5-carboxymethylaminomethyl-2-thiouridine(34) oxidoreductase MnmC gives MESQEKTAVVVGAGIAGASICLALKHRNIKTILLDSDTGPAKHASGNPIGVVYPFLTKHKTSESEFSLDAFRYFLSIWEKFHLKDLVPHAEGIYFLMDTKESYDRYSNAIISNQIQSHTAIESIEPFSGSPALFFPEGKSISPADLTKQILVLSNPLTKYSCKLLNWKEDGNNSKVLCQTSLGEIECDYLFLTQGYQFADDPHLEWLPLRKVRGQILKIPEQKPTNTYGILYGDYITAVIEGYQVLGATFDEFKLEEEPRPEESEAMWKDLLNRLPKLSAQWEPQNPRLFATRVSYRTQSQDRHPIVGKLPNISQLDLSIKYQNLLRNANKKMNIPYYESVGILNGLGSRGLTHAFYSAEILVSSMLGEPNPISETTFKSLKPDRFLIRMWKRDQLI, from the coding sequence ATGGAATCCCAAGAAAAAACAGCCGTTGTTGTAGGAGCTGGAATTGCTGGTGCCAGTATTTGTCTGGCGCTAAAACATCGAAACATAAAAACGATTTTATTGGATTCTGACACGGGACCGGCAAAACATGCCAGTGGAAATCCCATTGGTGTGGTGTATCCATTCCTCACCAAACACAAAACATCCGAATCAGAATTTTCTTTAGATGCTTTCCGCTATTTTTTATCAATTTGGGAAAAGTTTCACCTAAAAGATCTAGTTCCTCATGCAGAAGGAATTTATTTTCTAATGGACACAAAAGAATCTTACGATCGTTATTCGAATGCTATTATATCTAACCAAATCCAAAGCCATACCGCTATAGAAAGTATAGAACCGTTTTCTGGTTCCCCTGCTTTATTCTTTCCTGAAGGGAAGTCTATTTCTCCTGCAGATCTTACAAAACAAATCCTTGTATTATCAAACCCACTCACCAAATATTCCTGTAAATTACTTAACTGGAAGGAAGACGGTAATAATTCCAAAGTTCTCTGCCAAACTTCTCTTGGAGAAATTGAATGTGATTATTTATTCCTAACCCAAGGATATCAATTTGCAGACGATCCTCATTTGGAATGGCTTCCGTTACGAAAAGTAAGGGGACAAATTCTAAAAATTCCAGAGCAAAAACCTACAAATACATACGGAATTTTATATGGTGACTATATCACTGCGGTGATTGAGGGGTATCAAGTTCTAGGTGCTACATTCGATGAATTCAAACTAGAAGAAGAGCCGAGGCCGGAAGAATCCGAAGCCATGTGGAAAGATTTACTCAATAGATTACCAAAACTATCGGCCCAGTGGGAACCACAAAACCCTCGTTTGTTTGCGACCAGAGTCAGCTACAGAACCCAATCGCAGGATCGCCACCCAATCGTTGGTAAATTGCCTAATATTTCTCAATTAGACTTATCTATTAAATACCAAAATTTACTTCGGAACGCGAATAAAAAGATGAATATCCCCTATTACGAATCAGTGGGTATTCTAAACGGACTTGGGTCACGGGGACTCACTCATGCGTTTTACTCTGCTGAAATACTTGTTTCTTCTATGTTGGGAGAGCCAAACCCAATATCAGAAACAACTTTTAAGTCTTTGAAACCGGATCGGTTTTTGATTCGTATGTGGAAACGAGACCAGCTAATATAG
- the mnmD gene encoding tRNA (5-methylaminomethyl-2-thiouridine)(34)-methyltransferase MnmD, whose translation MPPTPKNHPETSIEFKDGVPVSKLFDDVYFSKQGGYEESLHVFINGNGIESKLDQNFFSTFYIGELGFGSGLNLFVTLDTWKSYNNPASVEFVSLEGYPLTKETLLTLNKSYPDKKLWFDDLICSYENAIMLWEKDEDQNLWTYTWGHGNNQSQFTLKVFLGDIKVCLLNFPQIHSWYLDGFSPGKNPDMWSLEVLKTVREKSTSGTSFSTFSSAGFLRRNLAELGFVVEKKKGFGRKREMISGFLE comes from the coding sequence ATGCCCCCTACCCCAAAAAACCATCCCGAAACTTCCATTGAATTCAAAGACGGGGTTCCGGTTTCAAAATTATTTGATGATGTTTATTTTTCCAAACAAGGTGGTTATGAAGAATCTCTTCATGTTTTCATCAATGGGAATGGAATCGAATCTAAATTGGATCAGAATTTTTTTTCCACTTTCTACATTGGTGAATTGGGTTTTGGTTCAGGACTCAATTTGTTTGTCACTTTGGATACTTGGAAATCATACAACAACCCTGCTTCTGTTGAGTTTGTCAGCTTAGAAGGATACCCACTAACAAAAGAAACACTACTAACATTAAACAAGAGTTATCCAGATAAAAAACTTTGGTTCGATGATTTGATTTGTTCTTATGAAAATGCAATTATGCTTTGGGAAAAAGACGAGGACCAGAATCTCTGGACTTATACTTGGGGCCATGGAAACAATCAAAGTCAGTTTACGTTAAAAGTTTTTTTGGGAGATATCAAAGTTTGCCTACTAAATTTTCCACAAATCCATTCCTGGTATTTAGATGGATTTTCGCCGGGAAAAAATCCTGATATGTGGTCTTTAGAAGTTCTAAAGACAGTGCGTGAAAAATCCACCTCTGGGACTAGTTTTTCCACTTTCTCCTCTGCAGGTTTTTTGCGAAGGAATCTCGCCGAACTTGGGTTTGTTGTAGAAAAGAAAAAAGGATTTGGCCGAAAACGCGAGATGATTTCCGGTTTTTTAGAATAA
- the flhF gene encoding flagellar biosynthesis protein FlhF — MDFVKIRGKDLQDCIMQMKMKYGPEAHLYDQRVITEGGLFGTGLMAQRMYEIDVGIPEKQNSKERIERKLKDLKELIKQKQRTESIPESGLVGIGSNGLASIGNGGTLHVRKKNIDAVRPFSERRRRQNPTVYEMEAHEERPVGLSLSEARDSVLEVVPSAKPQTPERHPHIQKLVDRLLNEGMSSGFLEEMAVALERRLSAVDLTRYANVTDKAVTYLEERIQIDSDLFSGTPRGKRKVIFFVGPTGSGKTTSIAKLAAKYSLHMGKKVSLYTTDNYRIAAIDQLKFYADAMGLPFYAAKDLRKMKETILRDGSELILVDTAGYSHRKSENLEKLQEFYQIFGEKDYIETILVLSSTVSKDNALAVANAYESVGYKRILLTKLDEAEFLGSVVELADTIHREFAFLSVGQDVPFDILNASKKLLAECVIFPEKLKGIAGEVFEKTV; from the coding sequence ATGGATTTTGTAAAAATCCGAGGCAAAGACTTACAAGACTGCATCATGCAGATGAAGATGAAATACGGTCCAGAGGCACATCTCTATGACCAACGAGTGATCACAGAAGGTGGGCTCTTTGGTACGGGACTTATGGCTCAGCGTATGTATGAAATCGATGTGGGTATCCCTGAAAAACAAAATTCCAAAGAGAGAATTGAACGTAAGTTAAAAGATCTCAAAGAACTCATCAAACAAAAACAAAGAACGGAATCCATACCTGAATCGGGTCTTGTGGGGATTGGGTCCAATGGTCTGGCATCTATAGGAAATGGGGGAACCCTCCATGTGCGTAAAAAGAATATCGATGCGGTTCGGCCTTTTTCGGAACGACGTCGTAGACAAAATCCAACTGTTTACGAAATGGAAGCCCATGAAGAAAGACCTGTAGGCCTTTCTCTATCGGAAGCTCGCGATTCTGTCTTAGAAGTGGTCCCCTCTGCCAAACCGCAAACCCCTGAACGTCATCCACATATCCAAAAACTCGTAGATCGTTTGTTAAACGAAGGTATGTCTTCTGGATTTTTGGAAGAGATGGCCGTGGCTCTTGAACGCAGGTTATCGGCAGTGGATCTCACTCGTTATGCGAATGTGACCGATAAAGCAGTGACTTATTTAGAAGAAAGAATCCAAATTGATTCGGATCTTTTTAGCGGAACTCCTCGAGGGAAACGGAAGGTGATTTTTTTTGTAGGTCCCACTGGGTCTGGCAAAACAACCTCCATTGCAAAGTTGGCAGCAAAGTACAGTTTGCACATGGGAAAAAAAGTTTCTCTCTATACAACGGATAACTACCGGATTGCTGCCATAGACCAACTCAAGTTTTATGCAGATGCCATGGGATTACCCTTCTATGCGGCAAAAGATTTACGCAAAATGAAAGAGACCATTTTGCGTGATGGATCCGAACTCATCTTAGTGGACACGGCTGGATACTCTCACAGAAAGTCAGAAAACTTGGAAAAACTTCAGGAATTCTACCAAATATTTGGGGAAAAGGATTATATCGAAACTATCTTAGTGCTTTCCTCCACGGTCTCCAAAGACAATGCACTTGCAGTCGCCAATGCCTATGAGTCGGTCGGATACAAAAGAATTTTATTAACTAAGCTGGACGAAGCAGAATTTTTAGGTTCTGTAGTGGAATTAGCCGATACTATTCACAGGGAATTCGCATTTTTAAGTGTAGGCCAGGATGTTCCTTTTGATATCCTAAATGCCTCGAAAAAACTTCTTGCCGAATGTGTAATTTTTCCGGAAAAATTGAAAGGGATAGCGGGCGAGGTCTTCGAAAAGACCGTGTAA
- a CDS encoding MinD/ParA family protein, which produces MDQAANLRKLTETGTGLKLVQPQDAVKKTKIIAVASGKGGVGKSTVSVNLAISIAKTGLKVLIFDGDLGLANVNVLLGIIPKYNLYHVVKGHKSLKDIVISTPEGVDIIAGASGYSQLANLNETQRNNLIKGFVELDHYDVMIIDTGAGISANVIGLVMPADEVIVVTTPEPTSITDSYGLIKSIVSQSKDKNLKIIVNRVRSAIEGKKVADRVIDISGQFLEVQVENLGFIFQDEEVEKSIREQKPFIIGAPRSKAAACLTRVTHTLLQTEGGYDDEEGLTGFFKKFFSFVDFKEKEMEERMEEDN; this is translated from the coding sequence ATGGACCAAGCTGCAAATCTTAGAAAGCTCACTGAAACTGGTACTGGATTAAAACTTGTTCAACCCCAGGATGCAGTCAAAAAAACCAAAATCATTGCGGTAGCTTCCGGAAAAGGTGGAGTTGGGAAGAGTACAGTCTCAGTCAATCTTGCTATCTCCATTGCAAAAACAGGACTCAAAGTTTTGATCTTTGATGGTGACTTAGGTCTTGCCAATGTTAATGTTCTTCTTGGTATCATTCCCAAATACAATTTATACCATGTGGTGAAAGGCCACAAATCTCTAAAAGACATCGTGATCTCTACTCCAGAAGGTGTAGACATCATCGCTGGTGCTTCTGGATACTCCCAACTCGCCAACCTGAATGAAACACAAAGAAATAATCTAATCAAAGGATTTGTAGAACTCGATCATTATGATGTGATGATCATAGACACAGGTGCTGGGATTTCAGCCAATGTCATTGGCCTTGTGATGCCTGCCGATGAAGTGATTGTCGTCACCACACCAGAACCTACCTCCATTACTGACTCTTACGGCCTTATCAAATCCATTGTCTCACAATCTAAAGACAAAAATCTCAAAATCATCGTGAACCGTGTGCGTTCTGCCATCGAAGGAAAAAAAGTAGCAGACCGAGTCATCGATATCTCCGGCCAATTTTTAGAAGTCCAGGTAGAGAACTTAGGATTTATCTTCCAAGATGAAGAAGTAGAAAAATCAATTCGCGAACAAAAACCATTTATTATTGGAGCTCCTCGTTCTAAAGCGGCCGCCTGCCTCACACGGGTCACACACACTCTCTTACAAACGGAAGGTGGGTATGATGACGAAGAAGGCCTTACTGGTTTCTTTAAAAAATTCTTCAGCTTCGTGGACTTCAAAGAGAAGGAAATGGAAGAGAGGATGGAGGAAGATAACTAA
- the whiG gene encoding RNA polymerase sigma factor WhiG gives MSRLLDKYNQFDETDLWKQYRVTKDAEIRSYLVEKYSPLVKHVAGRIAIGMPQNVEFEDLVSYGVFGLLDAIEKFDPSREIKFKTYAMTRIRGSIFDELRSVDWIPRSIRQKAKQLENIIAMLENKEGKKVEDEEIAKELGVSMEEYNSLLAKLSGTSLVSLNDIWFLGDENDEVSFMETLESPMNMNPDNIIEKEEIKNVIVEAIQSLPEKEKKVIVLYYYEDLTLKEIGEVLEVTESRISQLHTKAVARLRSKLSKVKSAIQKR, from the coding sequence ATGTCAAGATTGCTAGACAAATACAATCAGTTTGATGAGACAGATCTTTGGAAACAATACCGCGTCACAAAGGATGCGGAAATCCGAAGTTACCTTGTTGAAAAATATTCACCTCTCGTCAAACACGTGGCTGGGCGGATTGCCATCGGCATGCCTCAAAATGTCGAATTTGAAGACCTCGTCAGTTACGGCGTTTTTGGTCTGTTAGATGCCATTGAAAAATTTGACCCTTCTCGTGAAATTAAATTTAAAACATATGCCATGACCCGGATCCGTGGGTCCATTTTTGACGAACTCAGAAGTGTGGATTGGATCCCAAGATCTATTCGCCAAAAAGCAAAACAGTTGGAAAACATCATTGCCATGCTTGAGAACAAAGAAGGCAAAAAGGTGGAAGATGAAGAGATCGCAAAAGAACTCGGTGTCTCCATGGAAGAATACAACTCGTTACTTGCAAAACTTTCTGGCACCTCTCTTGTTTCTTTAAATGATATTTGGTTTCTCGGAGATGAGAACGATGAAGTTTCCTTTATGGAAACTTTGGAATCTCCGATGAATATGAACCCAGACAATATCATCGAAAAAGAAGAAATCAAAAACGTAATCGTAGAAGCCATTCAATCCTTACCAGAAAAAGAAAAGAAAGTCATCGTACTCTATTATTATGAAGACCTTACTTTAAAAGAAATTGGTGAAGTTCTAGAAGTTACGGAATCTAGAATTTCCCAACTACATACAAAGGCAGTCGCAAGACTTCGCAGCAAACTCTCTAAAGTAAAATCCGCGATCCAAAAAAGGTAA
- a CDS encoding FapA family protein, protein MSLTEFLTEELKEFDRKEKEQVEVIADTIEECLAIASQHLGRKVHEIDYTVLKRGKKSLFFSEPYHIRASIIPDDMLLDELSLLDEHLTGGSGKLVSKDLKELVTPKNKDGRVTVKIYRTGVFITVTPPSGEGQAVTIADVSKKLSFRGVAGVDQNLINKILKDKNGEPVLISNQKPKAGNDSSCNVEIAQENMRAFVTVFPARPGGRDLEVSDVVAALKGMGVAHGLKEDEIRKNLEEDVHNKPFIGAEGDFPVNGKNAEIKYYVRTEKKINFKEDQSGRVDYKDLDMIENVVVGQLLAEKLPAEKGKFGRNLFGMVLPAKDGLDTELKQGKGTILSEDKMRLTAEVNGQVLYAAGRLSVETVYRINGDVGVRTGNVTFLGSIIITGNVEDNYSVKAAGNIEIYGTVQKAIVEADGDIIVRQGVTGREEARVESTGGNIVAKFIQNATCITEKDIIVQEGILHSHLMAGGKISCKGKRGQIVGGTIQAAQLISAKIIGSQANPQTDLIVGNNPKILKQIQEYEEKRKENQDKLDQLTKTMRTLKARKDADPASFTAEQDAHLQKLDAGTKKLEKRIAEAGKDIQTLTEYMDEQAASGRISVEKTIFPGVTIRIRNAEFKLRHETKAKTFYEEESQVRSAPYEDPDEQKNDWRKKRGRGKSKN, encoded by the coding sequence ATGTCTCTCACTGAATTTCTTACAGAGGAACTGAAAGAGTTCGACCGTAAGGAAAAAGAACAAGTGGAAGTCATTGCAGATACCATCGAAGAGTGTCTGGCAATTGCATCGCAACACTTAGGTCGCAAAGTTCATGAAATTGATTATACTGTTTTAAAAAGAGGAAAAAAATCCTTATTTTTTTCTGAACCTTATCATATCCGCGCTTCCATCATTCCTGATGATATGCTCTTAGATGAACTCAGTCTTTTGGATGAACATCTAACAGGTGGTAGTGGAAAATTAGTATCTAAAGACTTAAAAGAGCTAGTCACTCCTAAAAACAAAGATGGTCGAGTCACAGTTAAAATATACAGAACTGGAGTTTTTATTACTGTTACTCCTCCGAGTGGGGAAGGCCAAGCCGTTACCATAGCGGATGTTTCTAAGAAACTTTCTTTTCGCGGTGTAGCTGGTGTTGATCAAAATCTAATTAATAAAATCCTTAAAGATAAAAATGGGGAACCCGTTCTTATTTCGAATCAGAAACCGAAAGCAGGAAATGACTCTAGTTGCAACGTAGAAATTGCCCAAGAGAACATGAGAGCCTTTGTGACTGTGTTTCCGGCAAGACCCGGTGGTCGTGATTTAGAAGTATCAGATGTCGTAGCCGCGCTGAAAGGGATGGGTGTGGCACATGGTTTAAAAGAAGATGAAATCAGAAAAAATTTAGAGGAAGATGTACATAATAAACCTTTCATCGGTGCCGAAGGAGATTTCCCGGTAAACGGTAAAAATGCGGAAATCAAATACTATGTTCGCACAGAAAAGAAAATCAACTTCAAAGAAGACCAATCGGGTCGGGTTGATTATAAAGACTTAGATATGATTGAGAACGTGGTTGTTGGCCAACTTCTAGCAGAAAAACTCCCTGCAGAAAAAGGAAAGTTTGGGCGCAATTTATTTGGGATGGTGCTGCCTGCCAAAGATGGTTTGGACACCGAACTCAAACAAGGAAAAGGAACCATTCTTTCTGAAGATAAAATGCGTCTGACTGCCGAGGTCAACGGACAGGTGTTATATGCTGCTGGTAGACTTTCGGTGGAAACTGTTTACCGCATCAACGGAGATGTGGGAGTTCGTACGGGGAATGTTACCTTCCTTGGTTCTATCATCATCACAGGAAACGTAGAAGATAATTATTCCGTAAAAGCTGCCGGTAACATCGAAATCTATGGAACCGTCCAAAAAGCCATAGTGGAAGCGGATGGGGACATCATTGTCCGCCAAGGGGTAACGGGTAGGGAAGAAGCCCGCGTGGAATCCACTGGAGGAAACATCGTTGCCAAATTCATCCAGAACGCCACTTGCATTACAGAAAAAGACATCATCGTCCAAGAAGGAATATTGCATTCTCATTTGATGGCAGGGGGAAAGATTTCCTGTAAAGGAAAACGGGGGCAAATTGTGGGGGGAACCATCCAAGCCGCCCAACTCATTTCTGCCAAAATCATTGGATCCCAAGCAAACCCGCAAACCGACCTCATCGTGGGAAACAACCCTAAGATCTTAAAACAAATTCAGGAATACGAAGAGAAACGAAAAGAGAACCAGGACAAACTGGACCAACTCACAAAAACCATGCGAACGCTTAAAGCCCGTAAAGATGCCGATCCTGCAAGCTTTACTGCCGAACAAGACGCCCATTTGCAGAAATTGGATGCAGGGACCAAAAAACTCGAAAAACGCATTGCTGAGGCTGGAAAGGACATCCAAACCCTCACAGAATACATGGATGAACAGGCCGCCAGTGGCCGTATATCGGTCGAGAAGACCATTTTCCCGGGTGTTACCATTCGTATCCGCAATGCGGAGTTCAAACTCCGCCACGAGACCAAAGCAAAGACTTTTTACGAAGAAGAATCCCAGGTTCGCAGCGCTCCTTACGAAGATCCGGACGAACAGAAAAATGACTGGAGAAAAAAGAGAGGGCGTGGTAAGTCTAAGAATTAG
- a CDS encoding DUF370 domain-containing protein: MSSFPVLNVGFSNVVFVSKILTILQADSAGAKRLRSEAKSESRLIDATGGRKTRSVLVLDSGHILLSAIRPESLSKRLESGDNHFAEGEEESED; the protein is encoded by the coding sequence ATGTCTTCGTTTCCGGTACTCAATGTAGGTTTTTCGAACGTAGTATTTGTATCGAAAATTTTGACGATCCTACAAGCCGACTCTGCTGGAGCCAAACGACTTCGTTCAGAGGCCAAATCGGAAAGTAGGCTCATTGATGCTACGGGGGGACGAAAGACAAGATCTGTTCTTGTTTTAGATTCAGGACATATCCTTCTCTCTGCAATCCGACCAGAAAGTTTATCCAAACGGTTGGAATCCGGGGACAATCATTTTGCGGAAGGGGAAGAGGAGTCGGAAGATTGA
- a CDS encoding guanylate kinase, which yields MKANPNLYIISSVAGGGKSTIISALLAEYPDFYFSISCTTREPRPGDEEGKTYYFLSVPEFKKRIAEGEFYEWAEVHGNYYGTPKGPILAAIREHRVALLDLDVQGAKSVKELRPESVTIFIEPPSREIWIERLIRRGTDSKTSIERRIENGIKELDEAPSFDYVVVNDHLADAIRDVKAILFRKES from the coding sequence TTGAAAGCAAATCCTAATTTGTATATTATTTCTTCTGTAGCCGGTGGAGGAAAGTCCACCATCATCTCGGCCTTACTTGCCGAGTATCCCGATTTCTATTTTTCCATTTCTTGTACGACTAGAGAGCCGAGGCCTGGGGACGAGGAAGGCAAAACCTATTATTTTTTATCGGTTCCTGAATTTAAAAAACGAATTGCCGAAGGTGAGTTTTACGAATGGGCAGAAGTGCATGGCAATTATTACGGCACTCCGAAAGGTCCGATCCTTGCTGCCATTCGAGAACATCGAGTGGCACTACTCGATCTGGATGTCCAGGGGGCCAAGTCTGTGAAAGAACTAAGACCTGAGTCAGTGACTATTTTTATTGAACCCCCGAGTCGAGAAATTTGGATTGAAAGGTTGATTCGTCGGGGAACCGATTCCAAAACCAGTATTGAAAGACGGATTGAAAACGGAATCAAGGAACTGGATGAAGCGCCAAGCTTTGATTATGTGGTTGTGAATGATCACCTGGCTGACGCGATTCGAGACGTCAAAGCCATCCTCTTTCGAAAAGAATCTTAA
- a CDS encoding flagellar export protein FliJ, which translates to MKRFRFSLETVLKLRGWREEEEIRRLSLVVSKLNSLIGEKDSNEREIESSYEAILASSKVGTSLSDYLSIEQYIQGLMRRNEELEERIRTQNDEVNLVRKDVMVARMNKKVIEVLKDKRFAEWKKKRNRMERREVEEFNLQLSKQSLFDSTESYGPTKSKKIPRTFKILNREDGGDELTSDFKTLRDFYEKYYLGQGKS; encoded by the coding sequence GTGAAACGATTTCGTTTTAGTTTAGAGACAGTTCTCAAATTACGAGGTTGGCGGGAAGAAGAAGAAATCCGCCGACTCTCTTTAGTTGTCTCCAAACTCAATTCCCTCATTGGCGAAAAAGATTCCAACGAAAGGGAAATTGAATCTTCTTATGAAGCCATCCTTGCTTCCTCCAAAGTGGGAACAAGCCTTTCCGATTACCTTTCCATCGAACAATACATCCAGGGCCTCATGCGGCGCAATGAGGAATTGGAAGAACGTATCAGAACCCAAAATGACGAAGTCAATTTGGTTCGTAAAGATGTAATGGTTGCCCGAATGAATAAAAAGGTTATCGAAGTTTTAAAAGACAAACGATTTGCTGAATGGAAAAAAAAACGAAACCGAATGGAACGGAGAGAAGTCGAAGAATTTAACCTTCAACTAAGCAAACAATCATTATTCGATTCGACAGAAAGTTATGGGCCGACAAAATCTAAAAAGATCCCAAGAACTTTCAAAATTCTTAACCGTGAGGACGGGGGTGACGAACTCACATCCGACTTCAAAACTCTTCGTGATTTTTATGAAAAATACTACCTAGGACAAGGGAAATCATAA